A portion of the Pseudomonadota bacterium genome contains these proteins:
- a CDS encoding geranylgeranyl reductase family protein has product MGKQKIYDVCIIGAGPSGGYLATLLARQQVSVIIIEQSPLPRPKVCGGGLSQKSFRQLSLSPTAIDARIISGTYLGFKDKGVFYQEMPGAGYTVSRSGFDYCLAQQAVNAGATLMAPATFRHFSPQGTTITVSTSEGPVTARILVGADGVFSPVRKQLFPGKKPFLAHAIQAKAYPEDPRTLERFGSRTWLDFGAIDKGYGWIFPKREHFNIGLYKIATTTKNRPLRRLLAEFAAVNPLLQTCRLEEIRGGTLPVKPIGTKISQGNVLLTGDAAGLCESIFGEGIYYALRSARLAGKSIMDSLSGTNMLEKSYNQKIKVITKELFFSRILADIIYFNSQATFDWLVKNEWVIQQFTDLIRGINNHSTCLIKLVTGLPCWLPAPRRQVVSQKAIFDQLNSSTRSQKTDVRRRETNI; this is encoded by the coding sequence ATGGGAAAACAGAAGATCTACGATGTCTGTATTATTGGTGCCGGACCATCAGGCGGATATTTAGCCACGCTGCTGGCCCGTCAGCAGGTTTCGGTGATCATAATCGAGCAATCGCCTCTTCCCCGGCCCAAAGTATGTGGAGGCGGTCTGTCGCAAAAATCATTCAGGCAGCTCAGCCTCTCCCCGACTGCAATCGATGCCCGGATAATTTCCGGAACTTATCTGGGTTTTAAGGACAAGGGGGTCTTTTACCAGGAAATGCCCGGAGCCGGCTACACGGTCAGCAGGTCCGGTTTTGATTACTGCCTGGCCCAACAGGCTGTAAATGCCGGAGCGACACTGATGGCACCGGCAACGTTCAGACATTTTTCTCCCCAGGGCACAACCATCACGGTTTCAACCTCTGAGGGTCCGGTGACAGCCAGGATTCTGGTGGGAGCCGATGGTGTATTCAGTCCGGTGCGCAAGCAGCTTTTTCCAGGCAAAAAACCCTTCCTGGCCCATGCAATTCAGGCCAAAGCCTATCCTGAAGATCCGCGAACACTTGAACGTTTCGGTTCCCGGACATGGCTGGATTTCGGAGCTATTGACAAAGGTTATGGCTGGATATTCCCCAAAAGGGAGCATTTCAATATCGGCCTCTACAAGATTGCCACCACGACGAAAAACCGACCGCTACGCCGCCTGCTGGCTGAATTTGCTGCTGTAAACCCGCTGTTACAAACTTGCCGACTTGAAGAAATCAGGGGTGGAACCCTGCCGGTTAAACCCATAGGAACAAAAATCAGCCAGGGGAATGTTCTGCTGACCGGGGATGCCGCCGGTCTGTGTGAAAGCATTTTCGGCGAAGGGATTTATTACGCCCTGCGAAGTGCCCGGCTGGCAGGGAAAAGCATTATGGATTCCCTTAGCGGCACGAACATGTTGGAGAAAAGCTATAACCAGAAAATCAAAGTAATTACCAAAGAACTGTTTTTTTCCCGCATCCTGGCCGATATAATTTATTTCAACTCCCAGGCAACGTTTGACTGGCTGGTAAAAAACGAGTGGGTAATCCAGCAGTTCACTGACCTGATCCGGGGAATAAATAACCATTCAACCTGCTTGATAAAACTTGTTACCGGCCTTCCATGCTGGCTTCCGGCTCCTCGACGACAAGTGGTCAGTCAGAAAGCAATTTTTGATCAGCTCAACTCATCAACCAGGAGTCAGAAGACAGATGTAAGAAGACGGGAAACCAATATTTAG
- a CDS encoding iron chelate uptake ABC transporter family permease subunit, producing the protein MSKTVCYFILLSLFIVLIIMISAALGAAQLSLAAVLKALVGGLPGLKSLLHGETVPLSHHLIVWDVRLPRILVALLVGASLGMAGAVFQGLLLNPLADPFTIGVSAGAAFGATVAIILQGVIVGLPLLHSFGIIPFFAFAGALLSLFFVYFIAKSEGRLLPESLILAGVIVASFLSALISFCKSIAGDNLSAIVFWIMGSLSGRLWQHVYILLPYFIVCFIIMQAHARHLNIIAMGDTTAMQLGVDVHQIRRRLLLFTSLLTAVAVSISGVIGFVGLVVPHINRLILGPNHRTLIPASALLGGGILILSDTLARTIAGSTEIPVGVVTALLGAPFFCYIFKKKFNGSR; encoded by the coding sequence ATGTCTAAGACGGTTTGTTACTTTATTCTGTTATCTCTTTTTATTGTTCTGATTATCATGATCTCGGCGGCGCTTGGAGCTGCCCAGCTTTCTCTGGCGGCAGTACTGAAGGCGCTGGTTGGCGGATTGCCGGGGCTCAAAAGTCTGCTGCATGGTGAAACGGTGCCCCTGAGTCACCATTTGATAGTCTGGGACGTGCGGCTGCCCCGTATTCTGGTGGCCCTGCTGGTAGGTGCCTCCCTGGGGATGGCCGGGGCCGTATTCCAGGGATTGCTGCTTAATCCTCTGGCTGATCCTTTTACCATTGGGGTTTCCGCCGGGGCGGCATTCGGGGCCACGGTGGCAATTATTCTTCAGGGGGTGATTGTTGGCCTTCCCCTGTTGCATAGCTTTGGCATTATTCCTTTTTTTGCCTTTGCGGGTGCCCTGCTGTCTTTGTTTTTTGTCTATTTCATTGCCAAAAGTGAAGGTCGGCTTTTACCGGAAAGTCTGATACTCGCCGGGGTGATTGTTGCCTCATTCTTGTCAGCATTAATCAGTTTTTGTAAAAGTATTGCCGGTGACAACCTGTCGGCTATCGTTTTTTGGATTATGGGCAGCCTTTCTGGTCGGCTCTGGCAGCATGTTTATATTTTGTTACCCTATTTTATTGTCTGTTTTATTATCATGCAGGCTCATGCCCGGCATCTTAACATTATTGCCATGGGTGATACCACCGCCATGCAGCTGGGTGTGGATGTTCACCAGATACGTCGTCGTCTGTTGTTGTTTACCTCCCTGCTGACCGCAGTCGCTGTATCTATCAGCGGCGTGATTGGTTTTGTCGGCCTGGTGGTGCCCCATATCAACCGGCTGATCCTCGGTCCCAACCATCGGACCCTGATTCCGGCATCAGCTTTGCTGGGTGGGGGGATATTAATCCTTTCCGATACCCTGGCGCGGACAATTGCCGGGTCGACGGAAATTCCCGTGGGGGTGGTGACTGCATTGCTGGGAGCACCATTTTTCTGCTATATTTTCAAGAAAAAATTCAATGGCTCCCGTTAA
- a CDS encoding cobyrinate a,c-diamide synthase codes for MTGEGMLKNTSSKTDFSAFCIGATHSGSGKTTITLALLRALKRRGLCLQPFKCGPDYIDPTFHTRAAGKQSINLDTWMMTSPGVQKSFARACQPADVAIVEGVMGLFDGFSPTSLAGSSADCARLLNLPVVLVVDARGMAGTIAPLVKGFCEFHLAVRIAGIIANNVGSDSHAQLLHEALAAARLPPLLGALPKIPEWRLEERHLGLVPFLENRKADEWFESLADGAEKHIDIDRLLEISRVSKPAAPKQKPLPKAKIRLGLAHDQAFHFYYPDNLQLLRQAGFEIVEFSPLADQKLPSDISSIFLGGGFPEVFANELAANENMRLAIRDFSKEDGLVYAECGGFMFLGENLTDNQGNKFPMCGIIPGDSVMQPRLRTLGYREVTTLAETLFGPTGTSLRGHEFHWSEMEISSSHTRLYSHKDRRGNHRDSGFHDKNVFASYIHLHFFSHPKAVKYWFKMAAQI; via the coding sequence ATGACCGGAGAGGGTATGCTGAAAAATACTTCAAGCAAAACTGATTTTTCAGCTTTCTGTATCGGGGCAACCCATTCTGGTAGTGGTAAGACGACTATCACTCTGGCTCTCTTACGGGCTTTAAAACGCCGGGGTCTCTGTCTGCAGCCGTTTAAATGCGGTCCCGACTATATTGATCCTACCTTTCACACCCGAGCCGCCGGCAAACAATCGATTAACCTTGACACCTGGATGATGACCTCCCCGGGAGTGCAAAAATCCTTTGCCCGGGCCTGTCAACCGGCTGACGTTGCCATTGTTGAAGGAGTCATGGGACTGTTTGACGGCTTTTCTCCAACTTCTCTCGCAGGCAGCAGCGCCGACTGCGCCCGTTTGCTTAATCTGCCGGTTGTCCTGGTGGTGGACGCCCGCGGCATGGCCGGCACCATTGCGCCGTTGGTAAAAGGGTTTTGTGAATTTCATCTGGCCGTCCGTATTGCCGGCATTATCGCCAACAACGTCGGCAGCGATTCACACGCTCAACTACTGCATGAGGCTTTGGCCGCCGCCAGACTGCCACCGCTGCTCGGCGCTTTACCAAAAATACCGGAATGGCGGCTGGAAGAACGCCATCTCGGCCTGGTTCCTTTCCTCGAAAACCGAAAAGCGGATGAATGGTTTGAAAGCCTGGCCGATGGCGCTGAAAAACATATCGATATTGACCGGCTGCTGGAAATTTCCCGAGTGTCGAAACCGGCTGCACCCAAGCAAAAACCACTGCCAAAGGCCAAGATTCGTTTAGGTCTGGCCCACGACCAGGCCTTCCATTTCTACTATCCTGACAACCTCCAGTTGCTGCGTCAGGCCGGTTTTGAAATCGTTGAATTTTCTCCGCTTGCGGACCAAAAACTACCGAGTGATATCTCGAGCATTTTCCTCGGAGGCGGCTTTCCCGAAGTCTTTGCCAACGAGCTGGCTGCCAATGAAAACATGCGCCTGGCAATTAGAGATTTCAGCAAAGAAGACGGGTTGGTCTACGCGGAATGCGGCGGCTTCATGTTCCTGGGAGAAAACCTTACAGACAATCAGGGGAATAAATTCCCCATGTGTGGAATCATACCGGGAGACTCGGTAATGCAACCTCGACTTCGCACTTTGGGCTATCGCGAGGTGACCACGCTGGCCGAAACTCTTTTCGGGCCGACCGGCACCAGCCTGCGGGGACACGAATTTCACTGGTCGGAGATGGAGATATCCAGTTCCCATACCAGACTCTATTCACATAAAGATCGCCGGGGTAATCACCGAGATAGTGGTTTCCATGACAAAAACGTCTTCGCCAGCTATATCCATCTCCATTTTTTCTCCCATCCCAAGGCCGTTAAATACTGGTTTAAGATGGCAGCACAAATTTAA
- a CDS encoding ABC transporter ATP-binding protein — MRIQAEKESLLSRRSYNELLRVNNLSCGYGSKTVLEDVSFSLWTGFFCGLLGPNGSGKSTLINNLCRVFQPQGGELLLKGRNLEAFSRRELATQIAVVPQDTHISFPFLVREVVAMGRNPHISGLFAKGYLEDDPVVSRIMAETGIEHLQDRLITQISGGERQLVLLARALVQEPKLLLLDEPTSNLDIRHSVKILRLVEKKVRDEDLAVLAIFHDLNIASIFSDYLFLLQDGQIAFQGETVEVMQKRILEKVFATDLSVYTPPLIGRPQVSIPMVS; from the coding sequence ATGAGAATCCAGGCTGAAAAAGAATCTCTTTTATCCAGACGATCCTATAATGAACTGCTGCGGGTCAATAATTTAAGCTGTGGCTATGGCAGTAAGACGGTGCTGGAGGATGTTTCCTTCAGTCTCTGGACCGGTTTTTTTTGTGGTTTGTTGGGCCCCAATGGTTCAGGTAAATCCACTTTGATTAATAATCTTTGCCGGGTATTTCAGCCTCAGGGTGGTGAACTCCTGCTGAAAGGTCGAAACCTGGAAGCCTTCAGCCGCCGTGAGCTGGCAACCCAGATCGCGGTAGTGCCCCAGGATACGCATATCTCATTCCCTTTTTTGGTCCGTGAAGTGGTAGCCATGGGGCGCAATCCTCATATTTCCGGTTTATTTGCCAAAGGTTACCTTGAAGACGATCCGGTGGTTTCCCGGATTATGGCGGAAACCGGTATAGAACATCTGCAGGATCGACTCATTACCCAGATCAGTGGTGGTGAACGGCAGCTGGTACTGCTGGCCCGGGCCTTGGTTCAGGAACCGAAACTTTTGTTGCTGGATGAGCCGACTTCCAATCTTGATATTCGCCATTCAGTTAAAATCCTGCGGTTGGTGGAAAAAAAGGTGAGGGATGAGGATCTGGCGGTGCTGGCTATTTTTCATGATCTGAATATAGCCAGTATTTTTAGTGATTATCTTTTTCTGCTCCAGGATGGTCAGATTGCCTTTCAGGGTGAAACCGTCGAAGTAATGCAAAAGCGAATCCTGGAAAAGGTGTTTGCCACCGACTTAAGTGTTTATACCCCGCCTTTGATTGGCCGTCCCCAGGTTTCAATCCCCATGGTTTCATGA
- a CDS encoding cobyric acid synthase, whose amino-acid sequence MMVFSKTKAKLLMVQGTGSSVGKSVLVAGLCRYFARLGVAVAPFKAQNMALNSFITPEGHEMGRAQVVQAEACGLVPHVHMNPVLIKPNSDVGAQVIIHGVPVGNMSAVKYHQYKGNAWEAVLSSFSFLQDNYELIIIEGAGSPAEINLREHDIVNMGLATHIGAPVLLVGDIDKGGVFASLVGTMELLSPAERELIKGFVINKFRGDCRLLEPGLETISRRCDVPFVGVVPYFRDLYLPEEDGVAVEGYGKRAEDEVAVSPVEKLLVAVIKLPHISNFTDFDALVQEVDVRLDYLQPEEDIAGYDLVIIPGSKNTIDDLQRLLQAGFAHRMTEFAAAGGAVVGICGGYQMLGQCIIDPYQVETTQGRVEGFGLLAVQTELAREKVTVQSRGELVAGAWPTMFQLQVSGYEIHMGRTRLESSAKSLLLVAENSTQAAHYDGALSADGTVWGTYFHGIFDNDDFRRQYLNRLKQKRFGAQTASLPTGSFAAQKEKGLDLLADLLADTLDMTAIKTIIENC is encoded by the coding sequence ATGATGGTTTTCAGCAAAACCAAGGCAAAATTATTGATGGTGCAGGGCACCGGTTCAAGTGTTGGAAAGAGCGTGCTGGTGGCTGGTTTATGCCGCTATTTTGCCCGTTTGGGGGTAGCTGTTGCCCCTTTTAAAGCCCAGAATATGGCCCTTAATTCTTTCATTACTCCCGAGGGTCATGAAATGGGTCGGGCTCAGGTGGTGCAGGCCGAAGCCTGCGGGTTGGTGCCTCATGTGCATATGAATCCGGTTTTGATCAAGCCCAACAGTGATGTCGGAGCCCAGGTGATTATCCACGGTGTTCCGGTGGGCAATATGTCAGCGGTTAAGTATCATCAGTATAAGGGAAATGCCTGGGAAGCGGTGTTGAGCAGCTTTTCATTTTTACAGGACAACTATGAATTAATTATTATTGAAGGGGCCGGCAGTCCGGCGGAGATTAACCTGCGTGAGCATGATATTGTCAATATGGGTTTGGCAACCCACATCGGGGCACCGGTTCTGCTGGTTGGAGATATTGATAAAGGTGGAGTTTTCGCCTCGCTGGTGGGTACCATGGAATTACTGTCTCCTGCCGAACGGGAATTGATCAAAGGTTTTGTGATCAATAAATTTCGCGGTGATTGTCGGCTGCTGGAACCAGGATTGGAGACCATCTCCCGCCGTTGCGATGTGCCTTTTGTCGGGGTGGTTCCTTATTTCCGTGATCTTTATCTGCCTGAGGAAGATGGAGTGGCGGTGGAAGGATATGGCAAGAGGGCCGAAGATGAAGTGGCCGTATCCCCGGTTGAAAAACTGCTGGTGGCCGTGATTAAACTGCCCCACATTTCAAATTTTACCGATTTTGATGCCCTGGTCCAAGAAGTGGATGTTCGGCTGGACTATCTGCAGCCCGAAGAAGATATTGCCGGTTATGATCTGGTTATTATCCCCGGCAGTAAAAATACCATTGATGATCTGCAGCGGCTGCTCCAGGCGGGTTTTGCTCATCGCATGACTGAATTTGCGGCTGCCGGCGGTGCGGTTGTTGGTATTTGTGGCGGCTATCAGATGCTTGGTCAATGTATTATCGATCCTTACCAGGTGGAGACCACCCAGGGACGGGTGGAGGGATTTGGGCTTTTGGCGGTGCAAACCGAGTTGGCCCGGGAAAAAGTGACTGTCCAGAGTCGTGGTGAATTGGTTGCTGGTGCCTGGCCGACCATGTTCCAGCTTCAGGTTTCCGGCTACGAAATTCATATGGGTCGTACCCGGTTGGAGTCCAGCGCCAAGTCGTTGTTGCTGGTGGCGGAAAACAGCACTCAGGCTGCTCATTATGATGGGGCCTTGAGTGCTGACGGGACCGTATGGGGGACCTATTTCCATGGAATTTTTGATAACGATGATTTTCGCCGCCAGTACCTGAACCGGTTGAAACAAAAACGTTTTGGGGCCCAAACAGCGTCCCTGCCGACAGGTTCATTCGCAGCGCAAAAGGAAAAGGGTTTGGACTTACTGGCTGATTTGCTGGCTGACACTCTTGATATGACGGCAATAAAAACCATCATTGAGAATTGCTGA
- a CDS encoding YihY/virulence factor BrkB family protein has product MKMKTKDPKALNIRKQRKEFLARIWAEPEGKWWQQRFFHFMRICAIIIQEFKKDAVTLRASALTFTIVLSLVPMLALSTAVLKGLGAGDQLRGTAYKLIAQVSAEPEKNTAGDQKTSPPSPADTSTSNSRQGDKPADKDLSSHLRAAVDQVFDYVDRTNFATLGAAGIIILFFTVIMVIGSIEEAMNAIWRAPYGRPLGRRIMDYLALMVLFPIAINAGLGMSAALNSPVLTDKLKYLLPANWLLILSSQLFPFLVLTGTFTLLYQFLPNTKVKFFPALAGGLAGTIGLLLIQKIFLHLQLGVARYNAIYGSFATVPLFLLWIHLGWIVFLTGAEVAFALQVYRYYQPKQTIITPVKRLALSLDLLTLIFKDFQQQKQSNLEDVAQTMNEPEPTVRNISADLLDAGLLRRVNGNEDYLMPAGPAETMKPSAIIDIIWGKQPGNSPGGKLTAKVMQAVHESTSRFTIAKVMMEKEH; this is encoded by the coding sequence ATGAAAATGAAAACAAAGGATCCAAAAGCACTCAATATCCGGAAACAGCGAAAAGAATTCCTGGCCAGAATCTGGGCTGAACCAGAGGGGAAATGGTGGCAACAGCGGTTTTTTCACTTCATGCGCATTTGCGCCATCATCATCCAGGAATTCAAAAAAGACGCCGTCACTTTAAGAGCCAGCGCTCTTACCTTCACCATCGTCTTATCCCTGGTTCCCATGCTGGCACTGAGTACCGCGGTTCTCAAGGGCCTGGGTGCCGGCGATCAGCTTCGGGGAACCGCCTATAAATTGATAGCCCAGGTTTCAGCTGAACCGGAGAAAAACACGGCAGGAGATCAGAAAACATCCCCCCCATCCCCTGCCGACACTTCGACCAGCAACAGCCGTCAGGGTGATAAACCGGCCGACAAGGATTTAAGCAGCCATTTACGGGCCGCAGTTGATCAGGTTTTTGATTATGTTGATCGCACCAACTTTGCCACTCTGGGCGCCGCGGGAATTATCATCCTGTTTTTTACCGTTATCATGGTTATCGGCAGTATCGAGGAAGCCATGAATGCCATCTGGAGGGCTCCATACGGCCGTCCTCTAGGCCGCCGGATTATGGATTACCTGGCCCTGATGGTTCTCTTTCCCATTGCCATCAATGCTGGTCTGGGGATGTCCGCCGCCCTGAACAGCCCGGTACTGACTGATAAACTGAAATATTTGCTGCCGGCCAACTGGCTCTTGATCTTGAGCTCACAGCTGTTTCCCTTCCTGGTGCTTACCGGCACCTTCACCTTGCTTTACCAGTTTCTACCCAATACCAAGGTAAAGTTTTTTCCGGCCCTGGCCGGCGGTCTGGCGGGAACCATTGGTTTGCTGCTGATCCAGAAAATCTTTTTGCACCTGCAGCTCGGCGTCGCCAGGTATAATGCCATTTATGGTTCGTTTGCCACCGTACCACTTTTTTTACTCTGGATTCATCTAGGCTGGATTGTTTTTCTGACCGGAGCTGAAGTAGCCTTCGCTCTTCAGGTATATCGTTATTATCAGCCAAAACAAACAATCATCACCCCGGTAAAACGGCTTGCTCTCAGTCTGGATTTACTGACACTTATCTTCAAGGATTTTCAGCAGCAAAAACAAAGCAATTTAGAGGACGTGGCTCAAACAATGAATGAACCGGAACCAACAGTTCGGAACATCAGTGCTGATTTACTGGACGCCGGACTATTGCGACGGGTTAACGGCAATGAAGACTACCTGATGCCGGCCGGCCCGGCAGAAACCATGAAGCCTTCCGCCATCATCGACATCATCTGGGGAAAACAGCCGGGAAACAGCCCGGGTGGCAAGCTGACGGCAAAAGTCATGCAGGCGGTACATGAATCCACTTCCCGCTTTACCATCGCCAAGGTTATGATGGAAAAGGAACATTAA
- a CDS encoding cobalamin biosynthesis protein, which yields MRKLVLGVGCKRHVSIEELEKALDEFLHRHGVERQELFMLASCDVKNNEPGLLKLACRLGVNIKFFPPTALCQVPIPNPSARVREKIGSPSVAEAASLLAGKGQLIVPKQKFITITFALATCKLENQESNLNG from the coding sequence ATGAGAAAGCTGGTCCTGGGAGTCGGTTGCAAGCGTCATGTCAGTATCGAAGAGCTGGAAAAGGCTCTGGATGAATTTTTGCACAGGCATGGCGTTGAACGACAGGAATTGTTCATGCTGGCCAGCTGCGATGTGAAAAATAACGAGCCCGGACTTCTAAAACTGGCCTGCCGGCTTGGGGTTAACATTAAATTTTTTCCGCCAACCGCACTTTGTCAGGTGCCAATCCCCAATCCTTCGGCCCGAGTACGGGAAAAAATCGGCAGCCCTTCGGTGGCCGAAGCCGCTTCGTTGCTGGCCGGCAAAGGTCAGCTGATCGTACCAAAACAGAAGTTCATCACTATTACCTTTGCCCTGGCAACCTGCAAACTGGAAAACCAGGAAAGTAATCTAAATGGATAA
- the cobJ gene encoding precorrin-3B C(17)-methyltransferase: MDNINMTGTVYVIGLGPGRRDLVTPAALAAIERCPVIAGYTKYVAQINDLLADKKVIKNGMGGEVERCRLALEEALQGQDVCVVCSGDPGIFAMGGLIYELRDLEKRFVDIAIEVVPGLTAVNAAAARLGSPLTNGCAIISLSDLLTPTATIIRNLEAISRSDMACALYNPAGKKRRELLNRAVEIFRQHRGAEIPAAVVKHASRKDEEKWLGRLGDLPLEMVDMNSLIVIGNSTSVINKGIFYDRRGYAEKYFKQN, from the coding sequence ATGGATAATATAAATATGACAGGAACAGTCTACGTCATCGGCCTGGGGCCGGGCCGACGCGATCTTGTTACCCCGGCCGCTCTGGCGGCTATTGAACGCTGCCCGGTCATTGCCGGCTACACAAAATATGTCGCCCAGATCAATGATCTGTTGGCAGATAAAAAAGTTATTAAAAACGGCATGGGCGGTGAAGTGGAACGCTGCCGCCTGGCCCTTGAAGAAGCTTTGCAAGGCCAGGATGTCTGTGTTGTCTGTTCCGGTGATCCCGGTATTTTCGCCATGGGCGGTCTAATCTATGAACTCAGGGATCTGGAAAAGCGCTTTGTCGATATTGCCATCGAGGTGGTTCCCGGCCTGACCGCGGTCAATGCCGCCGCGGCCCGGCTCGGCTCCCCATTAACCAACGGTTGTGCCATTATCAGCCTTTCCGATCTGCTCACTCCGACGGCAACAATTATCCGCAATCTTGAGGCAATATCAAGATCAGATATGGCTTGTGCCCTTTATAATCCCGCTGGTAAAAAACGGCGGGAGTTGCTGAACCGGGCAGTAGAGATTTTCCGTCAGCATCGAGGCGCTGAAATTCCGGCTGCCGTGGTCAAGCACGCGAGTCGGAAAGATGAAGAAAAATGGCTCGGTCGTCTTGGCGATCTGCCGCTGGAAATGGTTGACATGAACTCCCTGATTGTCATTGGCAACTCAACATCGGTAATCAATAAGGGGATCTTTTATGACCGGAGAGGGTATGCTGAAAAATACTTCAAGCAAAACTGA